The Sabethes cyaneus chromosome 3, idSabCyanKW18_F2, whole genome shotgun sequence DNA window tgtgcatggaagaagtcggtcagACTCCGTCCAAAACAAACGAACATTTTACTTGCGCCGGACCGACGTcagggtgacaaactattactgtgagcagccgatttggagacaaaaagagaaataaaaaatacgCCATCTTATGCTttcagtcagtttgcagttcagATTCTTCATATGAACGCGCAAAGTGGGGTAAAGCGGGAGTACGACTGTTTGCTCTTGCAGAGAgaccgcatgaattgtaagacggcagcagcgcaagcggcagattgactggatgcaaaaaacagtcaaatgatcgttcaaaaagcggagtttgaatgcggaaagtgtgcgcattcacggcagtcacattcaacttgcgatcccttttcaagccctgtgtACTACCCGAATCGCTCATGTTCTCTCCAACTTGTTCACCGCATCAGTTTtctgagagtactctgcagcaactgcTTCCGCTGATAACTGTGGAATATTTATTCGCATCTTCTTCGGTGGTCTCGACTTAAATACGTTGGACGCCGGGCGCGAATTTTGCTTACTTTAGTCTTAGTTTGATCTGTGACATCTGAAAAGtaccggccatcaaccagaacatGGTGGATCTGAGAGCATGCCTCtgcattagggtgtttccaggtatgCTTCCGAATGTTTCGTCGTACAGAATTAGGTACTACTGTAAGACATttctctggctgcagcgaagttgattagcctcaggtcattgtcgtttgtggtaagatggaggctttctctaccaataacggcACGAAAAAATTCTGCGTCCGTCCCGTGCATTTGTGTCCCCGATGACCCCATCTCTATGTCATGTTCAAACCACATGACCATCAGCATTACTAAATGCGAGATTATGACATTCCACCGTATCAAATCGCCGATCGTATATGACTACAGAATTAACGGTCAGGTATTGAGAAGGGTCGATTGCGTTAACGATCTTGGTGTCACACTAGACTCGAAAATGGCGTTTGATCGTCATCGTGCACAGATAATCTCAAAAGCAACGCACCAGCTTGGATTTATAGCCAAAATTGGCCGAAATTTCAGTGACCCACATTGTCTCAAAGCACTTTATTGCGCATTAGTCCGACCGATCCTCGAAAACGCATGTATAGTGTGGACTCCACACCAGCTGTATTGGACCCTTCGAATTGAATGAGTTCAGAGAAAGTTTATACGACTGTCTCTACGTAATCTGCCTTGGCGTGACCCAAACAATTTGCCTCCGTATCCTGACCGCTGCCGTTTGCTTGGATTAGATACATTAGAATGTCGACGTAagattcaacaggctttgttcgTGGCCAAACTGTTAAATGGAGAAATTGACTCACCGAAATTACTGTCGCTTATGAATTTCTGTGCAGCTGAAAGGACTTTGAGGCCGTCATCATTGCTGACTAACCTGTTTCACCGTACCGAATTTGGCCGCAACGAACCAGTTACATCGTGTGTCAGAGTTTTTAGCTGTGTTGAGGAGTATTTCCAATTTGGCGAATCACTGAGTAAATTTAAGCGGTTggtgaaaataaatttattatagaTATTAGAGTAAGTTCATTTAGACTTATAAATCAGATGAagtgtaaaacaaacaaataaaacaaacaaatgttctgggcactctccatatgccctttcgagaagatcatagaactcCTTTTTACGTCATCGGTTGTCGTACGTCGTTGCGTACACATTTATtagactgtagttgaagaatttgcccttaatcctcaacacacatAGACGGTTATTGATGGGCatccacctaatgacacgcttcatttgttttccatgtaatacgagcctgactccatgctctgcttcATTGCCGTCACTGCACTGTAGTAGATGTCTAACAGGATCTACTGTGCGGAATTCGCGTTCTCCTGACAGTTGGCGGggaatttgtcgcaaggtgaacatttggtccatcgtgGAACATGCTTCTTCGCACTGGATAAACTGGTGGTCGTGAATTTATTATGTTTTCGATCTCCAAAGGCGTACTATGTAGGGCTTCATCAGTTGGAAACCTTCCCCATTTCACTTTATCCAGATTTGACTTCACGCTCTGGATCATGCGTTCCCAAGCGCCGCCCATGTGCGGGGAAGCCGGTGGGATGAAAGTCCATTCCGTGTTGGGTGTCGTGAACTCTTAGATGAGCTGTTCTTGGTCTTCAAAGCCTCCCGAAGCTCGATCGCTGAAGATGACGGATGGTACGCCTCTCCTAACCATGAATTTACGGATTACTTGATCAACAAAAGTTTTCTGCTGCAACCTTAGTGTATGAAACAGGATACGGCAGAGAATTTTTGTATGCAGAGTTGAGGTTAGTTTTAGTTACGTCCCAATAATTGCCGTATTCGTGTGGATGGCCCTTTTCGTGGATGAcgtatgagaccttccaatTTCGTAGGTAGTCCTTGTCCAAAATTGGTGGACCTACGACTGGTCCACATGATATTCTTCATTTGGACCTGAAGTCCAGCTTCACGAACATTCCAGCGTCCATGAGAATGCTGTCTGTCGAATTTGGTCAGCATTTGATCCGATCAAATTGATCGTAAACCGTTCAAGCAGGAATTTTGGCCATACTGTTTTGTTTAAGTAAGGGATCAATTTGGTTGCTTGCTGGCTCGGCTCGGTAGGATTCTAAACTTCCCGAAGGGAGTTCGTACTGTACTGTTAGCGGTACCTACTGGACCTATTCGCCGTTGTTGATGACCCTTTAGACTTTCTTAGGCAGTTTTCGGTCGACAGTTCCGCTCCGACGTTTGGTTTGAGGCTTTCGAGCCGTCGTTAATGTGTGCTTTTAGTTTTTCAGTACACGTCCTACGATGTTTGTGGACAATCTCATCATTTTTGCAATCTTATTTACAGACTATAATGGATTTTACAGGTGGCTGtgtacagtttttttttctttcttgtttccATGTTGTCTACTTTAGACAGGCACACAATCGAGTTTTTATATTTGTGGCTACAGAACTGTCAAAAATTGCAGTTTATTTCCGAAAAGTTATGGAACCTAGATGTGTTTAAGCAGATGTGGCCTACTTGTGGAGAAAAATCTACTTTCCTTGTGCTTTTGGATGCTGGCTATAACCATCAAGAACAATATGTTGCCTTGACATTGAAAACATCGTATTGTGTTGGACATGATGGTTTCACagctagggatgggaaaactatcattaactactgatagttatcagtaagcaataatatcactaagtatcagtaaggtttcactattattgatatttactgatatagttacacgttgtcccgttagaaaaattaattgGATTAAACTTAttagtcggtagttgcgtacgataaacgtggatgacacaatatattgTAGTCATCGTTagtagcctaaagccggggtagctcgcgctgattcaagcagtcgcctccatttaactcgaactttggccactcgtcgccaattttccagtcgtctcaaaagtcacaaatcactttcgacgtgatcgtgccatcttgcacattgagcccctgttcctgatgccagtaaggttgttgaagacaactgtttcCATCGCACTATCATCCGACATTCTCACGACgcgtctggcccaccgtagcctactgactttcgccatatgtacgatgggattctctccaaacaatgcctgtagctcgtgattaatacgtctccaccactcttcgctttcagtttgaactccgccaagtatccgcagtaccctttcgttcggacacggcaagggcgcgtatatcctctatgagcgaccttacgagtccataaagaactactgacctaataaaaaatttgtgcattatcagcttcgtaccgtagcatatgcttcttgatcgtagcgtatagcgaaggacaaagtaagctcgatttcccgcttgactgCGCCGCTGGATTGCCTTACTACtgttgtccacggtcaccagcaatccaaaataaacgagttcatctaccacttctagttcgtcgccgtcgagggttaccatccgtgagaggcacgcgtgTGGTTCCttagagcctcttcctttcatgtatgtgatctttgacgtatttattattaatctgatcttcctagactactgccttcaacctggcgtaggttgcctccaccatcgcatGGTTCatagctatgatatcagtcatcttgtcaccttgtctcaaccctcgccgtgtctcgaCGGGTGAGTCCCTGAGATGTgcacgaaacacaccactcgatccaatagctctggtcagtagcgtcagtttatcttagaaaccgtgttcatccagtaagtgcaattgctggtcttgatcgactgattCATGTCATGCGTAGGTATGATGAGCTCCCAACATATttgctgggtggtaaaaatctggttcgTAGTTGTGCGAGCCTCcataaaaccagcttggtaaattacaaagtaaacttacaatgaagaacgcagttataatattacaatttgccattttttacttcaatgccctgatgagtaaaatttctgatatttactgatagttatcagcaacgtactgaaattactgatagttatcagtagcgatttttaatgatagttcccatcacTATTCACAGCCGTTGTTTTTGGCCAGAGCGCCAAAGTTTGGTAGCATTCGTTCATGTTCCCGATATTCAATAGTGTCAGAAACTTTCGTGGTTTTGTCCGCCGCAtccaaactttttaaaataataatgaGCAATGTTTTTAGCTTGTAGCGCTAAACATTACATTTCTTCTAACCAACAAGGATTCGAGGCCTGTCATTGAAAAAGCCTGCAGACTGGTTTATGCTAACGACCTTAAAATTTACTAGATGATTCTTTGCGTCGAGGATTGTCACCGTCTTCAACTTCTCTTGGATACGTTTGTAAATTGTTGCAAAATTAATTACTTGGCTATGCGAAGTTATGACGTTCCACCAAATCAAATCACCAGTAGTTTTCGACTACAAAATTGACAACCATGTCCTAAAAAGGGTTGAGCACGTGAATGACTTTGGTGCTTCTCGGAATTTGATCGCAATGAACTGATGGCATCGTGTACTAGAACGCCTAGTCCTGTTGAACAATACTTTGAATTTGGTGAAGCTCTAGTTTATTATAGCTTAGTTCGTTAAGACTGATTATAGATgaattgtaaaataaaaaaataaatagagGTGTCGGTCCTACTTAATACTAAACTAAAGTAATTTACCATGAAACCTATTGTCTGTTTTTGCTAGTTTATTTATGTCGCGAAAAATATCTAACTAATCTCTCATCAAACCATTTTCCTTACTAACCCGCGCTAATCTATCTTTTCCAGACGATCTTAACAAGGAGAAATCAAAGTACAAAGCAATTGCTGCCGAATTGGACTTAACCTTTGCCGATTTGTCCGGATACTAAACAACTACTAACAATCAGTCATCACATTTGTTTTCCGGCTCACCATTTAACGCTAACCAAGAATGACCTCCTAGTCGTTGCAGTCCGGGACAATATTTACAAGCGAACCGGTGACCAAATGCTtggatcatttagaaatgaacGATCAAACACACTTGTATGCATGCACAAGGACAGTTAAATTCATTTATATGCGATGAATTCGTCTAGATTGTAAGCTTTTTGAATTGGATAAAAACGAGAGATTTTGTTGCTCCTTGAACATCTTTAAAAGATTTCTTTTTTTGTGTCTATTAAAAATAATCCGCTTAACTGCCTTTGATTGTTTGGGAAGCTTGCCAGTTTTAAAACCGACATCTGAGAAttgcaaactaattgcactGTTTTGATATTGAATTTTTACATTCCATTATTCGATAAGTAAGCGTAACGAGATAAGCGTAAATTTTCGTTTTACAATAAAGCCACGAATTGAACCAAAGCAGCAGAATGCTACGTGTTGAACCCAGCGTCGAAGTGATGATCAAAGAATAATTTATTATCGTAAAGCTTTTTGTGATTGATGAACAGAGAGAACTCTAAACAGAAACTGATGAAATAATTCTCTAGCGACATTCCggtaaaaaaagaataaaactatAAATCATAGACAAATCGAAATCAACATGAATCGTTTTATTGTTCCGAACAAATTTTTGACAATCCTTAACCTAAATAACTGGATATTGACTCTCGGCGTCCAGCACCATCGGAATATAGTTCTGCACTTCGGTGAAGGCGACATACTTGTTGTTATCGCAGCTTCCGCTGGCCGAACGGGGAGCCGAGCTAACGACACCGTACAGAAAGAACACGGTTTCACCAGCTATCTCCTTACCGAGGGCGAAACCACCTCCGCTATCCCCCTGGCAGACGCTGGTTCCTGCATAAAATGAATTAGATCGAATGTCATCCTACGTTAATTAGGTTACGTTAAACCGGAAAGCTAGACCTACCTGTCGCGGGATCGCCGGCACAGAACTTATCACCGGTCAAAAATGGCCGATAGGAAACGGGGGAAAAATCTCTGCAAGTGTAGTAGTCTACGGTCGGAATATCGACCATCTTGAGGTTCGGACTAAGCTGACCACCCGAACTCGTCAATCCCCAGCCAGCGACTCTTCCGACACTGTTGGGCTTGATTCGCTTCTCGCTTTCAGTCCTTAGGTTTCTCTCCAAACAGATTGGTCTCACGTGCGACTTGAATACAATGAAGTCACTTAACACAACAATCGCTATATCCAGGTTGTAGTAACCGGAAAAGTCCTGATATTGGGGCTGTGTTATGAGTTCCCGCACCCGGATGATCTGCACTGGCAGACTCTCGATGGCATTCAGATCTCGTCGATACTTTCCGACGGTTATCAGGAATGATTTTAAATTGTGGAATGACGTAACGTCCCAGAAGCAGTGGGCAGCCGTTACCACCAGCCTCTCGGTAAGTATTGTTCCACCGCAAATGTACAACCAGTCGTCTGATTTTAGATCATCCACGGTGTCATTTTCCAAGTTGCGATAAATACCCGCGTGCCAAGGAACTTCCGCAATGGATGCGTTTTTGCCTCCGATAATGTACGCTTCCGCGTCTGGAGTTGGCGTTCCACAGACGGGTTCACAGCGAAAGACAGGACTAGTCCACACACCATCTACGCAGGTAAGTGTTTCGTTAATAGGACCTTCCGGTTTCTGGTATCCTACCTTACAGTCGATACGCACTCTGGTCGTCGGAGGTAGGGGACGTTTACACGTGATTTGTTTTCTTTGATACTCACAGGCTGGCTGGACGGTAATTCCATTGATTGGAATTTCCGAACAGTATCCTGAAATCGGAATTGGTTAAGTTGAGTTGTTTCAAAACGCTTCATTACTTACGCTCGCACTGTGGGAACGGATCCAGCCATTCTCCGTCGAGACAGGTGATAGTAGAAGCTCCCTTGATGGTGTATTTGTCATCGCACAGCACGTGCACTGAGTTAAAGTTTTCGATAAATTCTCCACTGTTGATTAGAACATCTTTAGCCATTTCGTCGAGGACAATATGACCATTCGACGGCTGTTCAGGTACCAAGCATGAGCCTGGGGCTCCGGTTACCGTCGGTGACGGCGTGGTTGTGGTCGTAGTCGTTGTTGTCGTACTCAACATTTTCGGTGTAGTTGTTGGCGGGGGTTTTCCACACAGCAACTCGTCTTCATCGGAACCGTCCCGACAATCGATGACTCCATCGCACTTAGAGTACCCGCCAATGCATGCACCATAGCTGCAACGAAAGGCAAACGACGGACAGAATGTCAATCCGCAGATCTTCTGCTGTTCGTCGGATTCGTCGTCGCAGTTTGGCAGACCGTCACAAACCAAGTCGCTTGGAATGCATTGCCCTGATTGGCACTGAAATTCCATGCTCCTAAAACGAAAAGCAAAATGAATTCCGTTGAATCGCATTTTCACTAGTGGAGCGAGCTTACGAACAGTTCCCGGCAGTGAACAACGTTTCACTGTACCCGGGACAGTGCAGATGTTCGTCGGAACCGTCGGTACATTCCTTGATCCCGTTGCACATGGCGTTTCCGTCGACGCATGCACCATACTGACAGCGAAATGCATAGCTCGGACAACGTATGAAAGCACAAGCCGTTGACGTTTCGTCCGATTTATCCTTACAATCGACCACACCATCGCACAGCTGGTGGGACTCGATGCACTGTCCGCTGGCACACTTCCATTCGTAGAAGTTACAAACCTTTCGTCGATCTCGGAAGAATGCTATCGAAAAGGATTTATACATAAATAAGCGTCGACTAAAATATTACTGATTAATGAAGATTTTAGACTTGGAGGTATATCAGGCATTTCCGTTATGTTAAGAGGACTTCCCAATTTATGCCTTCAATCATAAAATCATTACAACACTATTGACAGTAATTAAGGTAGTCGATTCGTTACACTTTTTGCGGCACGTTTGCGCTACAAATGAGTTTATGAGCGTAATTACACCGTCCGTGCATCAGATAATTGAATTGGTAGCACTATTAGCGATGGGAATTCCCTCCGACACGCAACGTTTCTATGCATCATTAGTTTTCCACGATCAACGCAATTTCAACAACCTTAACGTGCATCCTACTGTGATACCTTACATCAACTGTTGTTTGTGTCACGACTGAAAGGTCATTTTCGGCTGTGTTATCAGTTGCAAACGAAAGtcacaaacaaatttttagtatCATTACTGGCGCACAGTTTGTCCCCCAGCGAATCGAAAATACATACACTGAATTTGCAACTGCATAGAAGGAGCCATCAATTCAGCACCGATCCAGATCAACACAATGCATTTCCACGTTGTTGTTTCGGAGCTGCGTTTCCACATTTATTAGAGCGACACACTTTATACAGCGCTTCTGATTCTGTCGGTCCGAAAAAGCACACTGAAGCAGGAGTTCATAGCTCCTGAAAAAACGATGGTCACTGATGCTTCTTGCGAGAATCGTTATCTCCGACCGTCGAAACCTGTTTTGTGCCAGAGCTGGGATTCACCTATATCGTTCGCAGGAGAAAGAAGCTTTGGACTGGATTGAAAAAGCGCGTGCGAACTTTGTGAACTTGAATTCTCAACTAGGTACTGTGAtgcactgcagcagcagcattgtGGACCGGAATCGGTGACGTCACAATGACGCTGATGATGTTTATGATTATGATGATCATTCATTCAGTAACCGATTGCTTACCTGGCTAAAGTAGAGTAAATTGCACGAAACGATATTCTGCGAAGTTATCGATGGAATGACAATGATTCTACCAAACTAGCGAATTAACGAACTTATCGAAAAGAATATCGAATTAGGTCGATGTCTGTATTCGAATATTATGTCCTCAGTTCGAGCATGAAAATGTAAATTGATATGTAtgacaaataaaaaaattctaattttaaattaaagagcgctctttttgctacagccataaatataaaaggtaaaactatacttttttcaacaatattgtaggtaataattaactctacaattgcacAATACACCCATTTTTCAAATGCTGTTTGGCTGTAGTAAAACAggcaaaaacgaagcaaaaagagcaaatcaagcctAACCACAAGAAAAGAAAGCCGAGAAAATCAAATGTTTTGAATTGCTCGCAATATTATAATATAACGAGCGATTCAAAACGTAGTTAACAATCTttgtatcttatatataaaaatggaatatatataaaaatggtcagtatgttccttatagaattgaaaattactgaaccgatcggcgtgaaaatttgcatgtaggggtatATGAGGCCGGAGAAGGTTCTTGtgacggttagagacccctcccctcactaagaggggggggagctcccatataaatgaaatacaaatttctgcataattcggaagtaatcaagcaactggaaccaagcTTACATGAGggggtttttggatgcaagacttttttctatgataactTAGGACCCTCCCTCATTTAGGAGGgtaggctcccatacaaatgagatacacatttcctcataactcgacaagtaatcaagcaaattgaaataaatttgacatgtgggcgTTGGGGCTCCcttataaatgaaaaacaaaattccTCATATTTCAAGAACTgtttaagcaaatggaaccaaaattggcatgtgagggttttaggagacaggaattttttctatgatgaattatgacccctccccctttaagagggagagctgccatgcaaatgaaatacaaattttctgatatctcgagtactaatcaagcaaacgaaaccaaatttggcatgtgtaggattttggaggcatgaatttattttatgttggTTTGAGACCCCATACCCCTCGCCTCTGCGTCATACTTCAAGTCAGTCATCGCCTCTGCGTCATACTTCAAGTCAGTTAAGCTTATCGTCATCCGGTCCGGGACGTCTATCACAACGCATTATGGAAACCCCTGATCCGCCTAGCTCAGTCGAGCCTGCCGTAGTCTCCGAATCGCAATCGCAATTGTCTCGTTCCTGCCATCCAAGTCGTCCCGGCCCTGAGTCTAGTGCTGGCGAAGGGGTTTTCCACGCTGCCCTCCATGGCAAGTATCCTAACAGTATCGGAAACCATCGCTCTGATGAATTTTCAATTCCTAGGATGGCACCCCTAGCAAGCAACGTCCCACCAGCCACGTCGAATGTCCTGATTTATTATCAAAACGTTGGCGGAATAAACAATACCCTAGCCGAGTACCAGTCAGCCCTCAGCGACGCCTGCTATGATGTCTACGCTTTCACTGAAACGTGGTTGAACGAGAATACGTTGACGAACCAGCTGTTCAACGACTCGTACTCCGTATATCGACAGGACCGGTCGTCTTTAAATAGTTTCAAACGCACAGGAGGTGGTGTATTGTTAGCTGTTCTTTCATGTTTCAAGTCTCGTACGGTTAATCCTCCAGATTGCTCAGCGGTTGAACAATTATGGGTCGCAATTACTACTGCTGACGGAACACTCTATCTATGCGTGGTATATATTCCTCCTGATCGAGTAAACGATGAAACTCTAATTGAAAAACATGTTAATTCACTCAACTGGATTATTTCGCAACTGGGGCCCcgagataaaattatcatttttggtgattttaatttaagcGCGATTACTTGGCAGTGCAACCCTTACGGATCTTTCTTTCCGGTCACGTCTCTGTCCTCTATTGGAATAGCACCGCGAAAATTGCTCGATGCATATTGCACCGCTGGACTCAAACAGATAAGTGGAATTGTAAACGAAAATCATCGCACGCTTGATCTATGTTTCGCTGCCGATGAATTATGCGCAGACTGTTTGGTTATCGAGGCTCCGTCACCGCTCGTAAAGCTTTGTAGGCATCATCCTCCTTTGCTTACGCATTTAAAGATTAGCCCACAACTACGCTTTCGGGACACTTCTGAAAGCCTGTCGTATGATTTCACTAAGGCAAATTTCCACGGCATGaacgatttttctacacttGTTGATTGGAACGAGGCCCTTCGCGATCATGACGCCAATCTCGCAGCATCGACTATCTCTAGCATTATCCTTTATGCTATCGACCAGTTTGTACCCGTAAAAACTAAGCGTGTATCATCTAAACCAGCCTGGACAAACCGCGATCTTAAAACGGTGAAACGTGCTgcccttagacaacacagtaaGCATCGCATTGAAGCCACGAAGACAAGATATTTAGAAGCAAATGCTAATTATAAACTACTTAACGATCGCCTGTATAACGCGTACCAGAACAATCTGCAACGCCGCCTCAAGGCAAACCCTAGAAGCTTTTGGCGCCACGTGAATGAGCAACGGAAAGAATCAGGGTTGCCTTCTATGATGTCCAATGGTTTATTCGAAGCTGACTCCACTGCTGACATCGCAGACTTGTTTCGTTCTCATTTTAGTAACGTGTTCACAAATGAACGTCTCGAACCGCAGGATGTAATTGTCGCTACCGGAAATGTTCCCCAACTTTCTGCACCCGCATTGCCGTTTGTTATCACCGTTGACATGCTTTTATCAGCTGGAAAAGCCTTAAAATCATCTAAGGGACACGGCCCTGACGGTATCCCGTCAGTCATTCTGAAACGCTGCATGGAGACCCTTGCGACACCTCTTGCAACAGTATTTAACTTATCCTTAGCTACAGGCGTATTCCCAAACTGCTGGAAACAATCgtatgtttttcctgtttttaagaAAGGTTGCAAGCGAATCGTAtcgaattatcgaggcattgctGCGTTAAGTGCCACTTCTAAACTGTTCGAGTTAATTATTCTTCAAGAGCTAGTCCAGAGATACAAACATTACATTTCGCCTGATCAGCACGGATTCATGCCAAAACGATCTACGTCAACCAACTTAACCTGCTTCACGTCGTTTGTAATACGACAAATAGAGACTTGCAATCAAGTGGACGCAATATACACAGACTTAACCGCAGCATTTGATACTATGAACCATCAAATAGCGATAGCTAAATTTGATAAACTGGGCATGGATGAACATTTGCTTCTTTGGCTCCAATCTTACCTAAGCGGTCGGAGTATGtctgttaaaataggtgatcataTTTCATCTCCGTTCTCAGTTTGGTCcggcgttccacaagggagtCATCTTGGGCCTTTTTTATTCTTGTCATATATGAACGATgtcaatttcattttgaattgcatgAAACTCTCGTACGCCGACGATTTAAagctatactatactataaaaCAACCACAAGATGcacttttcctacaaaaacAGCTGGAAGTTTTCGCAGAATGGTGCCGAATGAACCGCATGTCGCTGAACGTATCCAAATGCTCGATAATCTCTTTTGGTCGAAGACAATCACTATTCCACTTTAACTATGCCTTAGAGGGTGTGCAGTTAAAGCGCGAATCAACAGTCAAAGATTTGGGAATCCTAATCGACACTAAACTAACCTTTAAGGATCACGTCACTTACATCGTGTCAAAAGCCTC harbors:
- the LOC128743636 gene encoding modular serine protease-like; the protein is MWKRSSETTTWKCIVLIWIGAELMAPSMQLQIQSFFRDRRKVCNFYEWKCASGQCIESHQLCDGVVDCKDKSDETSTACAFIRCPSYAFRCQYGACVDGNAMCNGIKECTDGSDEHLHCPGYSETLFTAGNCSSMEFQCQSGQCIPSDLVCDGLPNCDDESDEQQKICGLTFCPSFAFRCSYGACIGGYSKCDGVIDCRDGSDEDELLCGKPPPTTTPKMLSTTTTTTTTTTPSPTVTGAPGSCLVPEQPSNGHIVLDEMAKDVLINSGEFIENFNSVHVLCDDKYTIKGASTITCLDGEWLDPFPQCERYCSEIPINGITVQPACEYQRKQITCKRPLPPTTRVRIDCKVGYQKPEGPINETLTCVDGVWTSPVFRCEPVCGTPTPDAEAYIIGGKNASIAEVPWHAGIYRNLENDTVDDLKSDDWLYICGGTILTERLVVTAAHCFWDVTSFHNLKSFLITVGKYRRDLNAIESLPVQIIRVRELITQPQYQDFSGYYNLDIAIVVLSDFIVFKSHVRPICLERNLRTESEKRIKPNSVGRVAGWGLTSSGGQLSPNLKMVDIPTVDYYTCRDFSPVSYRPFLTGDKFCAGDPATGTSVCQGDSGGGFALGKEIAGETVFFLYGVVSSAPRSASGSCDNNKYVAFTEVQNYIPMVLDAESQYPVI